A genomic window from Cloacibacillus evryensis DSM 19522 includes:
- a CDS encoding HNH endonuclease, whose translation MRRVKRIIDDMRRRCGYKRMLSQHPHEVDILFDVISKRLGREALIRQVKNKKDYYLIDIAFSYFQKADRNRQVGYRSGFCFRKPSFIYKELMFIIVHSPIMFSFFQQNFDYDVFRSILEKTGKYRDCNYMYYTIFNKNRDTKETFEISTESMDEFLKEIDLVESQYGFAKTVFSAKNSSKANLGNTYYLLIANKFTTENISEIIDISWDLFMWLYPSKPLFSRDATLNRSMRNIERKCEFHHIKNLPNFMTDIECEGVIQAAHIKPHHKGGSDKMENGLWLCEKHHRLTEGKISGRRNKTAIDVRYIS comes from the coding sequence ATGCGTCGAGTCAAAAGAATTATTGATGATATGAGGAGGCGATGTGGATATAAACGAATGTTGAGTCAACATCCGCATGAGGTTGACATATTATTTGATGTAATATCTAAAAGGCTTGGCCGCGAGGCTCTTATCAGACAGGTGAAAAATAAAAAAGATTATTATCTGATAGATATAGCTTTTTCATATTTTCAAAAAGCGGACAGAAACAGGCAGGTTGGATATAGGTCAGGCTTTTGTTTTAGGAAGCCGAGTTTTATCTATAAAGAATTAATGTTTATTATCGTGCACTCACCGATAATGTTCTCATTTTTTCAACAAAACTTTGATTACGATGTTTTTAGAAGTATTTTAGAAAAAACAGGAAAATATCGAGATTGTAATTATATGTATTATACGATCTTTAATAAAAACAGGGATACAAAGGAAACCTTTGAAATATCCACCGAATCAATGGATGAATTTCTGAAAGAGATTGATTTGGTAGAAAGTCAATATGGTTTTGCAAAAACGGTTTTCTCTGCAAAAAATTCAAGTAAAGCTAATTTAGGTAACACATATTATCTCCTTATTGCTAATAAGTTTACCACAGAAAATATATCAGAAATAATAGATATTTCTTGGGATTTATTTATGTGGTTGTATCCCAGCAAGCCACTTTTTTCCAGAGATGCCACACTGAATAGAAGCATGAGAAATATAGAAAGAAAGTGCGAATTTCATCATATAAAAAATTTGCCTAATTTTATGACAGATATAGAATGCGAAGGCGTTATTCAAGCTGCCCATATAAAACCGCATCATAAAGGCGGTAGCGATAAAATGGAGAATGGGCTATGGCTGTGCGAAAAACATCATAGGCTGACGGAGGGAAAAATTTCTGGAAGAAGAAACAAAACGGCTATAGATGTACGTTACATATCTTAA
- a CDS encoding AbrB family transcriptional regulator, with translation MENLSSQFYTIFAVALGSGLGYKLNFPAGAMVGGLLGGLIVKGAFTMGLDPKIDWLSYLSQALVAYVLVRGSDFSSLRELPKYLPAAIAYSLLLLAFTLGLAWLFAHFCKMDFLTSLFATTPGGLTGIAVVAVDIGANPAISVLFNICRIVTVLVVVPILANIIVKH, from the coding sequence GTGGAGAATTTGTCTTCACAATTCTACACGATATTTGCCGTAGCCTTGGGCAGTGGGCTTGGTTATAAATTGAACTTTCCCGCGGGAGCGATGGTCGGCGGTCTTCTGGGCGGCCTCATCGTCAAGGGAGCGTTCACCATGGGGCTCGATCCCAAGATAGATTGGCTCTCCTACCTTTCCCAGGCGCTTGTGGCATATGTTCTGGTGCGCGGGAGCGACTTTTCCTCGCTCCGGGAGCTGCCTAAATACCTTCCCGCGGCGATAGCCTACAGTCTGCTGCTGCTTGCTTTCACACTCGGCCTGGCCTGGCTCTTCGCCCATTTCTGCAAGATGGATTTTCTCACGTCTCTCTTCGCGACGACCCCGGGAGGGCTTACGGGCATTGCCGTGGTGGCGGTGGACATCGGCGCCAACCCCGCGATCTCCGTCCTTTTCAACATCTGCCGTATCGTGACGGTGCTTGTCGTGGTGCCCATCCTTGCCAATATAATAGTGAAACACTGA
- a CDS encoding lysophospholipid acyltransferase family protein yields the protein MAQSQPLIWHSLNTFRKLVCALPHERAVALGGALGSLVGRFSHKKVSEAQERCAKILGVSRERALEIVLGSYGHFGRAAAEFARMPVMADKIDSLMHSSGQEHLFEAVKSGRGAILATAHIGNWEYAACWLAHLGLPINSLGADQRDERITELIKELRRAGGSKALGKASDLKSMMKALQNGEIVAVPVDQDAKELGVVSPFLGFAASTPVGPAKLAAKLGCDVIPGACVRRPDGISFELTLLPPMKGRGGEPFGKDMQASTDDLNAVISEMIRAHPDQWMWMYPRWESVERGIFGDRGN from the coding sequence ATGGCACAAAGTCAGCCTTTAATATGGCACTCGCTCAATACATTCAGAAAACTGGTCTGCGCTCTGCCGCATGAGAGGGCCGTCGCGCTTGGAGGCGCGCTGGGTTCTCTTGTCGGACGTTTTTCCCATAAGAAAGTTTCCGAGGCGCAGGAACGCTGTGCGAAGATACTGGGAGTTTCCCGCGAAAGGGCGCTGGAGATCGTGCTCGGCTCATACGGCCACTTTGGACGCGCAGCCGCGGAATTCGCGCGGATGCCGGTCATGGCGGACAAGATAGATTCGCTGATGCACAGCAGCGGACAAGAGCACCTTTTCGAAGCGGTAAAATCCGGGCGCGGCGCGATACTTGCCACGGCGCATATCGGCAACTGGGAATATGCCGCATGCTGGCTCGCGCATCTGGGGCTGCCGATAAATTCGCTCGGCGCCGACCAGCGGGACGAGCGCATAACCGAACTTATCAAAGAGCTGCGCCGCGCCGGCGGTTCCAAGGCGCTGGGCAAGGCGAGCGACCTCAAATCGATGATGAAGGCGCTGCAAAACGGGGAGATAGTCGCCGTCCCGGTCGACCAGGACGCAAAGGAGTTGGGCGTGGTCTCGCCTTTTCTGGGCTTCGCGGCAAGCACGCCGGTAGGCCCGGCGAAGCTTGCCGCGAAGCTCGGCTGCGACGTCATCCCCGGAGCCTGCGTGCGGCGGCCGGACGGTATCAGTTTTGAGCTGACGCTGCTGCCGCCGATGAAGGGCCGCGGCGGGGAGCCCTTCGGCAAGGATATGCAGGCAAGCACCGACGACCTCAACGCCGTCATATCGGAGATGATCCGCGCGCATCCAGATCAGTGGATGTGGATGTATCCACGATGGGAATCGGTGGAGAGGGGCATTTTCGGTGATCGCGGGAATTGA
- a CDS encoding YerC/YecD family TrpR-related protein has translation MSNQWKDEFTDQLCDSIVAITDRDEAYRFLEDVATFSEIKAFSQRLQVASLLIKGFSYPQIVQATGASTATISRVKKFVEYGADGYRDVLRKLEAAKTNEGK, from the coding sequence ATGTCAAACCAGTGGAAAGACGAATTCACCGACCAGCTTTGCGATTCCATAGTCGCTATTACAGACCGTGACGAGGCATACCGTTTTCTTGAGGACGTCGCGACATTCTCCGAGATCAAGGCTTTCTCGCAGAGGCTCCAGGTCGCCAGCCTTCTCATCAAGGGTTTCTCCTACCCGCAGATCGTGCAGGCCACCGGCGCCAGCACCGCGACGATCAGCCGGGTAAAGAAATTTGTCGAGTACGGGGCGGACGGATATCGCGACGTGCTGCGCAAACTTGAAGCCGCGAAGACGAACGAGGGAAAGTAG
- the proS gene encoding proline--tRNA ligase: MAKNITPKEKDYSQWYLDVIRAAEMADYAPVRGCMVVRPTGYAIWELVQKHFDDAFKETGHVNAAFPLLIPQSFLSKEAEHVEGFAPECAVVTHAGGEELEEPLIVRPTSETVIGHMYSKWVQSWRDLPILINQWCNVMRWEKRPRLFLRTSEFLWQEGHTAHASKDEAVEETLRMLEVYRRIMTDYLALPVLEGEKTEGERFPGADNTYTCETMMSDKKALQAGTSHYLGQNFAKAFEIQFQNRDGEMEFAYTTSWGVSTRLIGAIIMTHSDNDGLVLPPRIAPVKAVIVPISTSGEKIEKELMPKAAELKAALNEALGGRFVSIDSQFHMRPGDRFFSHLQRGVPLRLELGEKEYAAEKLRVVRRDTGEKLEIAWADAPAAIPALLEEIQQNLYRRALEFRLANTHRADSFEEFKMLLEEKGGFIEVFFDGTKEDEKAIKEATGATPRCFPFAHSEERGKCFYTGKEGARKAIFAKAY, encoded by the coding sequence ATGGCAAAAAACATCACACCGAAAGAAAAAGATTATTCGCAGTGGTATCTCGACGTCATCCGCGCCGCGGAGATGGCGGACTACGCGCCGGTGCGCGGATGCATGGTCGTGCGCCCGACGGGCTACGCGATCTGGGAGCTCGTTCAGAAGCATTTTGACGACGCCTTCAAAGAGACGGGGCACGTCAACGCCGCCTTTCCGCTGCTCATCCCGCAGTCCTTCCTCTCCAAAGAGGCGGAGCATGTAGAGGGCTTTGCGCCGGAATGCGCCGTAGTCACCCATGCCGGCGGCGAAGAGCTTGAGGAACCGCTCATCGTGCGCCCGACATCGGAGACCGTCATCGGCCACATGTACAGCAAGTGGGTCCAGTCGTGGCGAGATCTGCCGATCCTCATAAACCAGTGGTGCAACGTCATGCGCTGGGAGAAGCGCCCGCGCCTCTTCCTGCGTACCTCGGAATTCCTCTGGCAGGAGGGGCACACCGCCCACGCGAGCAAGGATGAGGCCGTCGAGGAAACGCTGCGTATGCTCGAGGTGTACCGCCGCATCATGACAGACTATCTCGCGCTGCCCGTCCTTGAGGGAGAGAAGACGGAGGGAGAGCGTTTCCCCGGAGCCGACAACACCTACACCTGCGAAACGATGATGAGCGATAAAAAGGCTTTGCAGGCCGGCACGAGCCACTACCTCGGCCAGAACTTCGCAAAAGCCTTCGAGATACAGTTCCAGAACAGGGATGGCGAGATGGAGTTTGCCTATACGACCAGTTGGGGCGTCTCCACGCGCCTCATCGGGGCGATCATCATGACCCACTCCGACAACGACGGCCTTGTGCTGCCGCCGCGCATCGCCCCCGTCAAGGCGGTCATCGTTCCAATTTCGACGAGCGGCGAGAAGATAGAAAAAGAGCTTATGCCGAAGGCCGCCGAGCTCAAGGCGGCGCTCAATGAAGCGCTCGGCGGACGCTTTGTCAGCATAGACTCCCAGTTCCACATGCGCCCCGGCGACCGTTTCTTCTCGCACCTGCAGAGGGGCGTGCCGCTGCGTCTTGAACTAGGAGAAAAAGAATACGCGGCGGAGAAGCTCCGCGTCGTACGCCGCGACACCGGCGAGAAGCTGGAGATCGCCTGGGCCGACGCGCCGGCGGCGATCCCCGCGCTGCTTGAGGAGATACAGCAGAACCTCTATCGCCGCGCCCTGGAGTTCCGTCTCGCGAACACCCACAGGGCTGACAGCTTTGAAGAGTTCAAGATGCTTCTTGAGGAGAAGGGCGGTTTTATCGAAGTCTTCTTTGACGGTACGAAAGAGGACGAAAAGGCGATAAAAGAGGCGACCGGCGCGACGCCGCGCTGCTTCCCCTTCGCCCATTCCGAGGAGCGCGGCAAATGCTTCTACACCGGCAAAGAGGGCGCGCGAAAGGCGATCTTCGCCAAGGCCTATTAA
- a CDS encoding AAA family ATPase → MRPLKLTLCAFGPYSGKTVIEMDRLGESGLYLICGDTGAGKTTIFDAITYALYGSASGEIRETEAFRSKYAEASALTFVELEFLYDGKRYTVKRNPAYLRPKQKGSGFTKVAANAELYLPGGGVCCGFRPVSDRIKELTGLDRAQFSQISMIAQGEFLKLLLASTDERGALFSRILKTEYYRKLQDKLKEEAAARERACTELGGAIAQYMDGVETPEDEELREALKRAKGSPPEEALALVRELLRLDGDTDDKLSSELRETEEALAALGAGLVRAEEAEKTRKNLTAAKADLTEREKELTLLTEENSSEEQKETRRLALAHEIESIRDELPACDELAARRAKLEAIKSAISKDKEEIERRQAALATQAASTESLKAERAGLKEAAAEKAALEAALEAARSRSAVLAAILSSAGRLKSMKRELLDAKEAKEKSLGKYAEEERSGNERLRAVREDEARAKNEAAALREADLTFERLKNSRQESGERARRLREIEERLAEQDAALKKLALARKGFAEAESRYETARDSYEDKNRLFLNAQAGILASALEEGHPCPVCGSRDHPSPASLAGEVPTERELKEAAKNKGAAEEKYRSLSALAGGLESEAREKRGVTARLAEEILGETSADKILPALEAKRYENKTLLISLDEALTAAAKDIKNRNESEQKAAAFAQEIKMREEELCLLAEEWRQAQAEADNGISRLAGMIEADERSLTEDCGKVLAECGLDKAEAQSAAELKEAEKTVCETKRAIALAAAKIERTRELETLIPAGEEQRNTLEQAIRSAEIKLTEAAGALRAEEDSVQALSLRLPYAGRAEAERAVKEKEKELESMKAALARSRLALQGCRTKRDEAEGRVKGLEKGLSGAEETDAEELKKEQAAASARKEALALERGVVAARLSVNHKAAAGLSAKSKELAEEEKLRRLLKPLAETANGTLNGKPRIMLETYVQMACFERILQRANVRFMVMSSGQYELKRRENEETLKGKIGLDLDVVDHYNGTVRGVKTLSGGESFMASLSLALGLSDEIQSVAGGVKLDTLFVDEGFGSLDGESLEQALKVLASLSEGRRLVGIISHVGELRERIEKQIVVTKNGASGSEAEIRS, encoded by the coding sequence ATGAGACCGCTAAAACTTACGCTCTGCGCCTTCGGGCCATACAGCGGCAAGACCGTCATCGAGATGGACAGGCTCGGCGAAAGCGGCCTATATCTCATCTGCGGCGACACCGGCGCGGGTAAAACCACCATTTTTGACGCCATCACCTACGCGCTTTACGGCTCGGCGAGCGGCGAAATCCGCGAAACGGAGGCTTTCCGCAGCAAATACGCGGAGGCCTCTGCCCTGACTTTTGTCGAACTGGAGTTCCTGTACGACGGCAAAAGATACACTGTGAAGCGCAACCCTGCCTATCTGCGTCCTAAACAAAAGGGCAGTGGTTTCACAAAGGTGGCTGCCAATGCCGAACTGTATCTGCCGGGAGGCGGCGTCTGCTGCGGCTTCAGGCCGGTCAGCGACAGGATAAAGGAGCTAACGGGCCTTGACAGGGCCCAGTTCTCGCAGATATCGATGATCGCGCAGGGTGAATTTCTCAAGCTGCTGCTGGCCTCGACGGATGAAAGGGGCGCTCTTTTCAGCCGTATACTAAAGACAGAATACTATCGAAAGCTGCAGGATAAGCTGAAAGAGGAGGCGGCGGCACGGGAAAGGGCCTGTACCGAGTTGGGCGGCGCTATCGCGCAGTATATGGACGGTGTCGAAACACCTGAAGACGAAGAACTGCGCGAGGCGCTGAAAAGGGCAAAGGGCTCTCCTCCGGAGGAGGCGCTGGCCTTAGTCCGCGAACTGCTGCGGCTCGACGGGGATACTGACGACAAGCTCTCGTCGGAGCTGCGCGAAACGGAGGAGGCGCTGGCAGCACTCGGCGCCGGACTGGTCCGCGCCGAAGAGGCGGAGAAAACCAGAAAAAACCTTACCGCAGCAAAGGCTGACCTGACGGAGAGAGAAAAGGAGCTGACGCTGCTCACGGAAGAAAACAGCTCCGAAGAGCAAAAAGAGACACGGCGTCTGGCGCTGGCCCATGAGATCGAATCTATCAGGGATGAACTCCCCGCCTGCGACGAGCTTGCGGCGCGCCGCGCAAAACTGGAAGCGATAAAATCGGCGATCAGCAAGGACAAAGAGGAAATAGAACGCCGGCAGGCAGCGTTGGCAACGCAGGCCGCCTCGACGGAGAGCCTTAAAGCGGAGCGCGCGGGACTCAAAGAGGCGGCGGCGGAAAAGGCGGCCCTGGAAGCTGCGCTGGAGGCCGCGCGGAGCCGTTCCGCAGTATTGGCGGCCATCCTGAGCTCGGCCGGGCGGCTGAAGAGTATGAAGAGAGAGCTGCTGGATGCAAAAGAGGCGAAAGAAAAATCGCTTGGCAAATATGCGGAAGAGGAAAGGTCCGGGAACGAGCGGCTGAGGGCGGTCAGAGAAGATGAGGCGCGGGCTAAAAATGAGGCCGCGGCACTGCGGGAGGCGGATCTCACATTTGAACGGCTGAAAAACAGCCGCCAGGAAAGCGGAGAGAGGGCGCGGCGGCTGCGCGAGATAGAAGAGAGGCTTGCCGAGCAGGACGCGGCGCTGAAAAAACTCGCCCTAGCCCGGAAAGGATTTGCCGAGGCCGAGAGCCGCTATGAGACCGCGAGGGACAGTTATGAAGATAAAAACCGCCTCTTCCTCAACGCGCAGGCGGGCATCCTCGCTTCGGCGCTGGAAGAGGGGCACCCCTGCCCCGTCTGCGGCTCACGCGATCACCCGTCGCCCGCTTCGCTCGCAGGAGAGGTACCGACGGAGAGGGAGCTCAAAGAGGCGGCAAAAAATAAGGGCGCGGCCGAAGAAAAGTACCGTTCGCTGAGCGCGCTGGCCGGCGGCCTGGAGAGCGAAGCGCGCGAAAAGCGCGGAGTGACAGCCAGACTGGCAGAGGAAATCCTCGGCGAAACCTCCGCGGACAAAATCCTGCCGGCGCTGGAGGCAAAACGCTATGAGAACAAGACTCTCCTCATCTCTTTAGATGAGGCCCTGACGGCGGCGGCCAAAGATATAAAGAACAGGAACGAATCAGAACAAAAGGCCGCCGCATTCGCCCAAGAGATAAAGATGCGCGAAGAAGAGCTGTGCCTCCTCGCCGAAGAATGGCGGCAGGCGCAGGCGGAGGCCGATAACGGAATCAGCAGGCTTGCCGGGATGATCGAAGCGGACGAACGTTCACTGACGGAAGATTGCGGCAAAGTCCTGGCGGAATGCGGGCTGGATAAAGCAGAGGCCCAAAGCGCGGCGGAACTCAAAGAGGCGGAAAAGACCGTCTGTGAGACCAAGAGGGCGATCGCCCTTGCCGCGGCAAAGATCGAGAGGACACGGGAACTTGAGACGCTCATCCCCGCGGGGGAGGAGCAAAGAAACACGCTCGAACAGGCGATCCGCAGCGCCGAAATAAAACTGACGGAGGCTGCTGGGGCGCTTCGTGCCGAAGAGGACAGCGTGCAGGCCCTGTCGCTGCGCCTGCCATACGCCGGCAGGGCCGAGGCAGAGCGTGCGGTGAAGGAGAAGGAAAAAGAGCTGGAGTCCATGAAGGCGGCTCTCGCTAGGAGCCGCCTGGCGCTCCAAGGCTGCCGCACAAAACGCGACGAGGCGGAGGGTAGGGTCAAGGGACTTGAAAAAGGCCTCTCCGGCGCTGAAGAGACCGACGCAGAAGAGCTCAAAAAGGAACAGGCCGCCGCCTCGGCGCGCAAAGAGGCGCTGGCGCTTGAGCGCGGCGTCGTCGCTGCGCGCCTCAGCGTCAACCATAAGGCGGCCGCCGGCCTTTCCGCGAAGAGCAAAGAGCTGGCGGAGGAAGAAAAACTCCGGCGGCTGCTCAAACCCCTTGCCGAGACCGCCAACGGGACGCTGAACGGCAAGCCAAGGATCATGCTTGAAACCTACGTCCAGATGGCCTGCTTCGAGAGGATCCTCCAGCGCGCCAACGTGCGTTTTATGGTCATGTCATCAGGGCAGTACGAGCTGAAACGCAGGGAAAATGAGGAGACTTTGAAGGGGAAGATCGGCCTGGATCTCGACGTCGTCGATCATTACAACGGCACGGTCAGGGGAGTAAAGACTCTCTCGGGAGGCGAGTCGTTTATGGCCTCGCTTTCGCTGGCGCTCGGCCTCTCCGATGAGATACAGTCGGTCGCGGGCGGAGTGAAGCTCGACACGCTATTCGTGGACGAGGGCTTCGGCTCGCTCGACGGAGAATCGCTCGAACAGGCGCTCAAAGTGCTGGCCTCGCTCAGCGAGGGACGACGCCTCGTAGGCATAATCTCGCATGTCGGCGAACTCAGGGAGAGGATAGAAAAACAGATCGTGGTCACCAAAAACGGCGCCAGCGGCAGCGAGGCTGAGATCAGGAGTTAG